A DNA window from Hydra vulgaris chromosome 13, alternate assembly HydraT2T_AEP contains the following coding sequences:
- the LOC136090378 gene encoding TNF receptor-associated factor 5-like produces MAELKSLFYDNMLVLANQQDTEQLKQEITKLYHIAEENSTEFLALKKSIQQPKEVKVIQHIFKDTQIIKLDQMNLRLLSDEPFYTEPVYTSEGYRYRIKVYTRSTDINKLAIYFQLLRGDLDDALKWPFTKNVNITLRDKDQFFTRTTTNNNYLQLLDDSSFDKPTTEYNVAVGYKNFISHEEL; encoded by the coding sequence atgGCAGAATTAAAAAGTCTCTTTTATGACAACATGTTGGTTTTAGCAAATCAACAAGATACAGAACAACTCAAACaagaaataacaaaactttatcataTCGCAGAAGAAAATAGCACAGAATtcttagctttaaaaaaatccattcAACAACCTAAAGAAGTCAAGGTAATACAACACATTTTTAAAGACACGCAAATTATCAAACTTGATCAAATGAATCTCAGGCTATTATCAGATGAACCATTTTATACAGAACCCGTTTACACATCAGAAGGTTACCGTTATCGAATAAAAGTTTATACTCGAAGTACCGACATCAACAAACTAGCCATTTACTTTCAATTATTAAGAGGTGACCTGGACGATGCTTTAAAATGGCCTTTTACCAAAAATGTCAATATAACCTTGAGAGATAAAGATCAATTTTTTACTCGTACTACTACCAACAATAATTATCTTCAACTTTTAGACGATAGTTCTTTTGATAAACCTACCACTGAATATAATGTAGCTGTTGgttataagaattttatttcaCACGAAGAACTATAA